A genomic stretch from Arachis stenosperma cultivar V10309 chromosome 3, arast.V10309.gnm1.PFL2, whole genome shotgun sequence includes:
- the LOC130966370 gene encoding uncharacterized protein LOC130966370, translating to MSLELVDKSIVHSRGIVENLLVKVDNLIYPADFVILESDEDDGDSVILGRPFLATARAIIDIEKGELILRMHDQNVILKVLPEEQFSEKKKDYVDIDKGGSQLKEEIDKENHSNTLKPRIMQINEEAQEDIEILATEKRHPQKKPMARKERSTKGKMKHRSKTKRGWKNRKIPTEGFAKGDKVQLVYQQL from the coding sequence ATGTCCCTGGAACTGGTAGATAAGTCAATAGTGCACTCTAGGGGTATAGTTGAAAACCTCTTGGTTAAGGTGGACAACCTCATATATCCTGCTGACTTTGTGATTCTAGAATCAGATGAGGATGATGGAGACTCTGTTATACTAGGAAGGCCATTTTTGGCAACTGCAAGAGCCATCATAGACATAGAAAAAGGGGAGTTAATTCTCAGAATGCATGATCAGAATGTCATTCTGAAGGTCCTACCAGAGGAACAGTTTAGTGAAAAGAAGAAAGACTATGTGGACATTGATAAGGGAGGATCACAGCTGAAGGAAGAAATTGACAAGGAAAATCACAGCAACACCCTAAAGCCAAGGATTATGCAAATCAATGAAGAAGCCCAAGAAGATATTGAAATACTAGCTACTGAGAAGAGACATCCTCAAAAGAAGCCCATGGCCAGAAAAGAAAGGTCAACAAAAGGAAAGATGAAACACAGGAGCAAAACAAAAAGGGGTTGGAAGAACAGAAAAATCCCAACAGAAGGATTTGCCAAAGGTGACAAGGTACAACTTGTGTATCAACAATTGTGA